CCACCGCCTGTGGCTCGACGTGTTCGACGACAACAAACGGGCGGAAGCCGCCTACCGCGCGCTCGGCTTCGTCGAGGAAGGCCGCACGCGCGAATCGGTGCTGCGCCCCGACGGCTTCGCCACACTGATCCTGTTCTCGCTGCTGGAATCGGAGTATCGGCGGCTCTGACGCCGGGCCGATAGCGCTCGCGCTCGGCCCCTCGGGCCGCTATTTTGCCGCGCCATGCGAACCCTCTACCACTTCCCGCTCGATGCGGGCAGCCGCAAGCTGCGGATCCAGCTGGCCGAGAAGTCCCTCGAGGCCGCGCTCAAGGTGGATAAGGCCTGGGAGCGGCGCGAGCGCTTCCTCGACCTGGATCCGGGAAGCGAGCTGCCGGTGCTGATCGAGGCCGACGGCACCAAGATCGCCGGCGCCGCCGTGGCGGGGGAGTATCTGGAAGACGCCTATCCGACCCCGAATCTGCTGGGCGCCGACCCGATCGACCGCGCCGAGACCCGGCGGCTGGTGATCTGGTTCGGCGGCCGGTTCCACCAGGAGGTGACCCGGAACCTGGTCGAGGAGAAGCTGATGAAGCGCTATCTGCGTCTCGGCCAGCCGGACACGGCGGCGATCCGCGCCGGCCACGCAAACATCCGCTATCACCTGGACTACATCGCGTGGCTGACCGAGCAGCGCCACTGGCTGGCCGGCGAGACGCTCACCCTGGCCGACATCACGGCGGCCGCCGAGCTCTCGACCGTCGACTACCTGGGCGATGTGCCCTGGAGCGACCGCCCCGCGGCCAAGG
The Kiloniellales bacterium DNA segment above includes these coding regions:
- a CDS encoding glutathione S-transferase family protein, yielding MRTLYHFPLDAGSRKLRIQLAEKSLEAALKVDKAWERRERFLDLDPGSELPVLIEADGTKIAGAAVAGEYLEDAYPTPNLLGADPIDRAETRRLVIWFGGRFHQEVTRNLVEEKLMKRYLRLGQPDTAAIRAGHANIRYHLDYIAWLTEQRHWLAGETLTLADITAAAELSTVDYLGDVPWSDRPAAKDWYARMKSRPSLRPLLSDAIAGIPPVPHYADPDF